One Candidatus Campbellbacteria bacterium genomic region harbors:
- a CDS encoding RNA-binding protein — protein MEGAKLYVGNLSYDTSDQALGQYFGQAGTVVSVTIIKDKMTGRSKGFGFVEMSNADEAQKAIEMFHEKEYEGRPLTVNIARPMTERAPRKFNNNDRSW, from the coding sequence ATGGAAGGAGCAAAATTGTACGTTGGCAACTTGAGTTACGATACAAGTGATCAAGCACTTGGTCAGTACTTTGGACAAGCCGGCACGGTTGTTTCGGTAACTATTATTAAGGACAAGATGACTGGCCGTTCAAAGGGCTTTGGATTCGTCGAAATGAGTAATGCCGACGAGGCTCAAAAAGCGATTGAAATGTTCCACGAAAAAGAATACGAAGGACGTCCTCTCACGGTGAACATTGCACGTCCTATGACGGAGCGAGCACCACGAAAATTCAACAACAACGACCGAAGCTGGTAA